The Echinicola rosea genome has a segment encoding these proteins:
- a CDS encoding sugar transferase, whose product MANHNQEIIYNRTLTTTAAIPDLFTLSDMISRDRLQNGILHMQMDSTTKIMKRMFDIFFSAMVLILGAPVYVALMAITKLTSKGPVFYKQERIGENGTPFEIYKFRSMYIDAEKNGPQLTSGNDPRVTKWGSFMRKTHLDEIPQFFNVLKGDMSIVGPRPEREHFINQIVSVSPSYKKLQGIKPGITSIGQVYYGYAETVQEMVERMKYDLLYLTGPSLKTDMFIIYQTVKVMVNGKGQ is encoded by the coding sequence ATGGCTAACCATAATCAAGAAATCATTTATAACAGGACGCTGACCACGACGGCAGCGATACCCGATCTTTTCACCCTTTCGGACATGATCTCCAGGGACCGTCTCCAAAACGGTATCCTGCACATGCAGATGGACAGCACTACCAAGATCATGAAAAGGATGTTTGACATCTTCTTTTCTGCCATGGTACTGATCTTGGGTGCTCCGGTATATGTGGCCCTGATGGCCATCACCAAACTGACTTCCAAAGGACCGGTCTTCTATAAACAGGAACGTATCGGTGAAAACGGGACTCCTTTTGAGATATATAAGTTCAGGAGCATGTATATCGATGCCGAGAAAAACGGTCCTCAGCTCACAAGCGGCAACGATCCCAGGGTCACCAAATGGGGCAGTTTCATGCGCAAGACCCACTTGGACGAAATCCCCCAGTTCTTCAATGTACTGAAAGGTGACATGTCCATCGTGGGGCCAAGACCGGAAAGGGAGCACTTTATCAACCAGATTGTCAGTGTGTCTCCCAGTTATAAGAAACTACAGGGCATCAAACCCGGGATTACTTCCATCGGCCAGGTATATTATGGCTATGCCGAGACCGTGCAGGAAATGGTCGAACGGATGAAATACGACCTGCTTTACCTTACTGGTCCCAGCCTGAAGACCGATATGTTCATCATCTACCAAACCGTCAAGGTAATGGTAAATGGCAAAGGCCAATAA
- a CDS encoding glycosyltransferase, with amino-acid sequence MKTNLFIPTLNAGEKWHETLEQLAAQDLPLHRKVIIDSGSTDGTLDDPLLRDYEVISIDKKDFDHGGTRQMAVEKFPDADVFIFLTQDAIPAGPYALSVLVAALENHPELGMAYGRQLPHHGATTLESHARLFNYPKKSETRSLEERHRYGIKTISCSNSFAAYRKTAFFDAGGFPKGLILGEDAYIAGKMLLKGWEMAYIATAQVHHSHDYTVREEFKRYFDIGVFHADSAWIFDHFGRAEGRGMEYLRSEIGHVLEHDPKALPKSIASLFAKWSGYKIGLAHKRLPTSFNKFFSMHKHFWHSTQ; translated from the coding sequence ATGAAAACCAATCTTTTTATCCCTACGCTCAATGCCGGTGAAAAATGGCACGAAACATTGGAGCAGCTTGCTGCCCAAGACCTTCCCTTGCACCGAAAGGTGATCATCGACTCAGGATCCACCGATGGCACCTTGGACGATCCACTGTTGAGGGATTATGAAGTGATCTCCATCGATAAAAAGGACTTTGACCATGGAGGAACCCGCCAAATGGCCGTGGAGAAATTTCCGGATGCAGATGTGTTTATATTCTTGACCCAAGATGCCATCCCCGCAGGCCCCTATGCCCTATCGGTGCTGGTGGCCGCCCTGGAAAACCACCCCGAACTCGGCATGGCCTATGGCCGACAGCTCCCCCACCATGGTGCGACCACCCTGGAATCCCATGCCCGGTTGTTCAATTATCCCAAAAAGAGCGAGACGCGCAGCCTGGAAGAGCGGCACCGGTATGGCATCAAGACGATTTCCTGTTCCAATTCCTTTGCTGCCTATCGCAAAACAGCCTTTTTCGATGCCGGGGGATTCCCAAAGGGGCTTATCCTCGGCGAGGATGCCTATATAGCAGGGAAAATGTTGCTAAAAGGATGGGAGATGGCCTATATCGCCACTGCACAGGTCCACCATTCCCATGATTATACGGTAAGGGAAGAATTTAAACGGTATTTCGATATCGGGGTCTTCCATGCGGACAGTGCTTGGATCTTTGACCATTTTGGTCGCGCCGAAGGCCGTGGAATGGAATACCTTCGATCGGAAATAGGCCATGTCCTGGAGCATGACCCCAAGGCACTTCCCAAATCCATCGCTTCCCTTTTCGCCAAATGGAGCGGTTATAAAATAGGCCTGGCGCACAAGCGGTTGCCAACATCTTTTAACAAATTTTTCTCCATGCACAAGCACTTTTGGCATTCCACACAGTGA